In one Vibrio sp. VB16 genomic region, the following are encoded:
- a CDS encoding O-acetylhomoserine aminocarboxypropyltransferase/cysteine synthase family protein produces the protein MRDETLSIHFGYETDPTTKSVATPIYQTVAYEFDNAQHGADLFNLAVPGNIYTRIMNPTNDVLEKRVSALEGGIAGLAVSSGSSAIHYAILTLAQLGDNIVSTPQLYGGTYTLFAHMLPNLGIEVRFAKDDKPESLAELIDDKTKAVYCESIGNPAGNIIDLKTLSDLAHAQGVPVIVDNTVATPAICKPIEFGADIVVHSLTKYIGGHGTTLGGMIVDSGKFPWAEHKDRFPVFNLPEPSYHGVVYAEAFGPAAFIGRARTVPLRNTGSALSPMNAFMLLQGLETLSLRMERHCENTLKVAEYLQNHEKVSWVSYAGLPDSKYYSLAEKYMKGKPSGILSFGLKDGYEAGVRFYDALQIFKRLVNIGDAKSLACHPASTTHRQLDDAEQKQAGVSPEMIRLSVGIEHIDDIIEDLEQALKA, from the coding sequence ATGAGAGACGAAACCCTATCCATACATTTCGGTTACGAGACGGACCCAACAACCAAATCAGTCGCAACCCCCATCTATCAAACCGTAGCGTACGAGTTTGACAATGCTCAGCATGGCGCCGACCTATTTAATTTGGCCGTTCCAGGTAACATCTACACACGCATTATGAACCCAACCAATGATGTCCTCGAAAAACGAGTGTCCGCTTTAGAAGGCGGTATCGCTGGTCTCGCCGTAAGTTCTGGTAGCTCAGCTATTCATTATGCGATCTTAACCTTAGCCCAGTTAGGCGATAACATCGTTTCAACGCCACAATTGTATGGTGGTACCTATACTCTTTTCGCACATATGCTGCCGAATTTGGGAATAGAGGTTCGTTTTGCCAAAGATGATAAACCTGAAAGCCTAGCCGAACTCATTGACGATAAAACCAAGGCAGTTTATTGCGAGTCTATCGGAAATCCCGCAGGTAATATCATTGATCTCAAGACGCTCTCTGACCTTGCACACGCACAGGGAGTCCCTGTCATCGTCGACAATACGGTTGCGACACCTGCAATCTGTAAACCTATCGAGTTTGGCGCTGATATCGTTGTCCATTCCTTAACCAAATACATAGGTGGGCATGGAACGACTTTAGGCGGAATGATTGTTGATTCAGGCAAATTCCCTTGGGCCGAGCATAAAGACCGCTTTCCTGTATTTAACCTTCCAGAACCCTCCTACCATGGCGTCGTTTACGCAGAAGCGTTCGGTCCTGCGGCATTCATCGGTCGTGCTCGCACCGTCCCTCTCCGCAATACGGGTTCCGCACTTTCCCCTATGAATGCATTCATGCTACTTCAAGGTTTAGAAACACTGTCATTACGTATGGAACGTCATTGCGAAAATACCCTCAAGGTAGCCGAGTATTTACAAAACCACGAGAAAGTCAGTTGGGTAAGTTATGCAGGACTACCCGACTCTAAATACTATTCTCTTGCCGAAAAATACATGAAGGGCAAACCTTCGGGGATTCTATCCTTTGGCCTAAAAGATGGCTATGAAGCCGGTGTACGCTTCTATGACGCACTCCAGATTTTCAAGCGCCTAGTAAATATCGGTGACGCCAAATCTCTAGCATGCCATCCTGCCTCTACGACACATAGACAGTTAGATGACGCTGAGCAAAAGCAAGCTGGTGTGAGTCCTGAAATGATTCGTTTATCGGTAGGTATTGAACATATAGATGACATTATTGAAGATTTAGAGCAAGCACTGAAGGCCTGA
- a CDS encoding DUF2780 domain-containing protein, whose amino-acid sequence MKKITLLAALTTLIVSMPSHALFGLGSDSDTKLDTDAIKSMAGSLSTEASKQESSPLLDALTSQLNVSPEQASGGAGALLALASSSLSGSESSELSNLIPGMSSLSSAAPGLLNMAGDMGAVTDIFTKLGLDPSMVSQFAPVILEYLTGQGASSGLLSSLGSLWK is encoded by the coding sequence GTGAAAAAAATCACGCTATTAGCAGCACTTACCACTTTAATAGTTTCAATGCCGAGCCACGCTTTATTTGGTTTAGGTTCAGACTCAGATACAAAATTAGATACAGACGCAATCAAATCGATGGCAGGTTCGCTTTCCACCGAGGCGTCGAAACAAGAAAGCTCTCCCCTACTAGATGCGCTTACTAGTCAACTTAATGTATCACCAGAGCAAGCATCAGGAGGCGCAGGTGCACTTCTAGCCCTAGCATCAAGTTCTCTATCAGGTAGCGAATCAAGTGAATTAAGTAACCTTATTCCAGGCATGAGCAGCTTGTCCAGCGCGGCTCCGGGTTTACTTAACATGGCCGGTGATATGGGTGCGGTAACAGACATTTTTACCAAGCTGGGCTTAGACCCATCAATGGTCAGTCAATTTGCCCCTGTCATTTTAGAATATTTAACCGGACAAGGTGCCTCTAGCGGATTGCTAAGCTCCCTTGGTTCTCTTTGGAAATAG
- a CDS encoding FKBP-type peptidyl-prolyl cis-trans isomerase yields the protein MSDIKLDTVEQKASYGIGLQMGQQLAGSGLEGLNVDAIAKGIATSLTGDMPEIEIDEINAALQEIHTRAESARAEVSKAAAADGEAFLADNALRPEVTVLESGLQYEVITEGTGEVPTSDKQVRVHYHGELTDGTVFDSSVSRGEPAEFPVTGVIKGWVEALQLMPVGSKWKLCIPQDLAYGERGAGAAIPPYAALVFEVELLDIL from the coding sequence ATGTCTGACATCAAACTGGATACAGTAGAACAAAAAGCAAGCTACGGTATTGGTCTACAAATGGGCCAACAACTTGCAGGTAGTGGCCTTGAAGGTCTTAATGTTGACGCTATCGCTAAAGGTATCGCAACATCGCTAACTGGAGATATGCCTGAAATTGAAATTGACGAAATCAACGCAGCACTTCAAGAGATTCACACTCGCGCAGAATCTGCTCGTGCTGAAGTATCTAAAGCAGCAGCGGCTGATGGCGAAGCCTTTCTAGCGGACAATGCTCTACGTCCTGAAGTAACAGTACTAGAATCTGGCCTGCAATATGAAGTGATCACTGAAGGTACTGGTGAAGTACCAACTTCAGATAAGCAAGTTCGTGTTCACTATCACGGTGAGTTAACTGACGGTACTGTTTTCGATAGCTCTGTTTCACGTGGCGAACCAGCTGAGTTTCCAGTAACTGGCGTAATTAAAGGCTGGGTTGAAGCACTTCAACTTATGCCTGTAGGGTCTAAGTGGAAACTATGTATCCCACAAGACCTAGCTTATGGCGAACGTGGCGCAGGCGCTGCCATTCCTCCTTATGCTGCACTTGTATTCGAAGTTGAGTTACTAGACATCCTTTAA
- a CDS encoding LysM-like peptidoglycan-binding domain-containing protein — MNRRNRKKQEMGLLDGFKDRVTKVDVSSIKEFWFSLPKLHQWALMILVPFVIVLLFIPVPPVESEISTEIIKKTNVEPVRKEVTVNTTSLSEEGGTKHALTTTDEWKEYTVQSGDTLAKVFRANSLSMADLNALIAIEGLDKPLSKIREGQLVRFKLATEGHLDILQLEKSGTSVMFFRLSDGGYGRSK, encoded by the coding sequence ATGAATCGTCGAAATAGGAAGAAACAAGAAATGGGCCTTCTTGATGGTTTCAAAGATAGAGTCACTAAAGTAGATGTAAGTTCTATAAAAGAATTTTGGTTCAGCTTACCCAAGCTGCACCAATGGGCATTGATGATTCTTGTTCCGTTTGTCATCGTATTGCTTTTCATACCAGTACCTCCGGTAGAATCGGAAATAAGCACGGAGATAATTAAGAAGACGAATGTGGAGCCTGTTCGAAAAGAGGTGACGGTCAATACAACGTCATTAAGCGAAGAAGGCGGCACTAAGCATGCTTTGACAACAACTGATGAGTGGAAGGAGTATACGGTTCAATCTGGTGATACATTAGCGAAAGTGTTTCGTGCGAATAGCTTATCAATGGCAGATCTGAATGCTTTGATTGCGATAGAAGGATTAGATAAACCTTTAAGTAAGATCAGAGAAGGCCAACTTGTTCGATTTAAACTCGCGACGGAAGGGCATCTAGATATTCTACAGCTCGAAAAATCGGGAACATCTGTTATGTTTTTCCGTTTGTCAGACGGCGGATATGGAAGAAGTAAGTAA
- a CDS encoding DMT family transporter translates to MNTMRLALLALIFGNLLASLSDVAVKLLDNESSVYQYVFLRQLIATLVAAPFYFRGKKQNDPAVNWKITAIRSHLIIIGAGCMVVAITHLPLATANAVFYAGPLLMLPLSIWLLKETLQIEKVIASIIGFTGVLIVLRPSQFHWAAIFALGTAMSLALFHVLVRKLPSEHSVIHTLFWTSVISLPISGLLALFDWQPLGLTQYFWILASSLCVLAYNALAVFAYKKAQADEIALAEYSGLIFVTLFGVWWFNEIPDLLTLVGIILIVMPLIPYRTLNRAYRKKRPR, encoded by the coding sequence ATGAATACGATGCGACTCGCGTTATTAGCATTAATATTTGGTAACCTGCTCGCCTCCTTATCTGACGTAGCCGTTAAGCTTTTAGATAATGAATCTTCAGTTTACCAGTATGTATTCCTACGCCAACTTATTGCAACACTCGTTGCTGCACCGTTTTACTTTAGAGGTAAAAAACAGAATGACCCCGCGGTTAATTGGAAAATAACAGCCATTAGATCACATCTAATCATAATTGGGGCGGGATGTATGGTGGTAGCTATTACTCACTTACCTCTCGCAACGGCGAATGCTGTTTTTTATGCGGGGCCGCTGTTAATGTTGCCTTTATCAATTTGGTTATTAAAAGAAACACTACAAATAGAAAAAGTCATCGCCTCGATAATTGGCTTCACGGGTGTGTTAATTGTGCTACGACCCTCTCAGTTTCACTGGGCTGCAATTTTCGCGTTAGGCACCGCGATGTCACTTGCTCTATTCCACGTTTTAGTCCGTAAACTACCATCTGAGCACTCGGTTATTCATACCCTTTTTTGGACAAGTGTTATTTCTCTACCCATTTCTGGCTTGTTAGCTCTGTTCGACTGGCAACCGTTAGGACTTACTCAATATTTTTGGATTTTGGCGAGTTCACTCTGTGTTTTGGCCTACAATGCACTTGCGGTTTTTGCTTATAAAAAAGCACAAGCCGATGAGATAGCCCTCGCCGAATACTCTGGACTCATTTTTGTCACTCTATTCGGTGTTTGGTGGTTTAACGAGATACCTGATCTACTTACTTTGGTAGGTATTATTCTGATCGTAATGCCATTGATTCCTTACCGCACTCTTAACAGAGCATACAGAAAAAAACGACCTCGATAA
- a CDS encoding GNAT family N-acetyltransferase, which produces MINWQRLSFEELTTIQLYELLKLRVDVFVVEQNCPYPELDEKDLSNGVYQLIGYQDGIIVACARLLEPGISFDKVSIGRIAIKQSARGNGLGHQLFRKALIECQELWPNQTIDIQAQEYLKDFYQGYDFKGYTDSYLEDGIPHIDMRLEK; this is translated from the coding sequence ATGATTAACTGGCAACGCCTAAGTTTTGAAGAACTCACCACAATACAGCTGTATGAACTGCTTAAGTTACGCGTTGATGTCTTTGTAGTAGAGCAAAACTGCCCCTACCCTGAACTAGATGAAAAAGATTTATCTAATGGGGTTTATCAACTTATTGGCTATCAGGATGGAATAATTGTTGCGTGTGCTCGATTGCTGGAACCCGGCATAAGTTTCGATAAGGTCTCAATAGGTCGAATTGCAATCAAACAATCAGCGAGAGGCAACGGACTTGGGCACCAATTATTTCGCAAGGCATTGATCGAATGCCAAGAGTTATGGCCCAATCAAACCATCGATATTCAAGCCCAGGAATACCTGAAAGATTTCTATCAGGGGTATGACTTCAAAGGCTATACCGATTCTTATCTTGAAGACGGCATTCCCCATATAGATATGAGACTAGAGAAATAA
- a CDS encoding Crp/Fnr family transcriptional regulator gives MNPDLLYQLQEHGFTHEEIAEVSELVSPLELPTRHILINQGDMPSHIYFLLDGLCHSCYLTEDGKSFSKEFYWEQDWIIGFESLISDRPSPFLLESLTAVSLLCIPIDALRIWREEANPLYIKLLETQLIYKESKERFMLLYSPEERYEIFCNHYPDLESRLTDYQIAAYLGITHISLSRIKSRLKAKD, from the coding sequence ATGAATCCGGATTTGCTATACCAATTACAAGAGCATGGTTTTACACATGAAGAAATTGCAGAAGTCAGTGAACTCGTTTCTCCATTAGAGCTTCCAACCCGTCATATTTTGATCAATCAAGGAGACATGCCCAGTCATATTTATTTTTTATTAGATGGACTCTGCCACTCTTGTTACTTAACGGAAGATGGTAAAAGCTTCAGCAAAGAATTCTACTGGGAACAAGACTGGATCATCGGATTTGAAAGCTTAATTAGCGACCGCCCTTCGCCATTTCTTTTAGAGTCTCTCACCGCTGTCAGCCTTCTTTGTATTCCTATTGATGCATTACGAATATGGCGAGAAGAAGCAAACCCTTTATACATAAAACTACTGGAAACTCAGCTAATATACAAAGAATCAAAAGAACGATTTATGTTGCTATACTCTCCTGAAGAACGCTATGAGATTTTTTGCAACCACTACCCTGATCTAGAATCGAGACTAACGGATTATCAGATAGCCGCTTATCTTGGAATTACCCATATCAGCTTAAGTAGAATAAAGTCACGTCTAAAAGCGAAAGATTAA
- a CDS encoding bifunctional 2',3'-cyclic-nucleotide 2'-phosphodiesterase/3'-nucleotidase, translating into MTIKPLSLAVLTSMLAMSGSANAETVNLRIIETTDIHGNAYSFDYYKGKESKKIGLSRAATLVKKARNEVTNSVLVDNGDLIQGSPMADYMASKGIVSGEVHPVYKAMNQLGYQVGNLGNHEFNYGLDFLKESVNDANFPYVNANIYDKATGENYFTPYIIKQYSFKDSDGFPRSIRIGYIGFAPPQILTWDKKNLEGKVIAKDIKETAEKFVPMMKAEGADVIVAIPHSGISKDPYKKGAENSVIYLSEVAGIDAIAFGHSHSVFPGKGYDGIQGVDNENGIINGVAAVMPGRWGSHVGVMDLELDFDKKKGVWEVTSSKSEARAIYDRKAKASLAENDEGIVKALAADHAATLEFVNQPIGKANDVMYSYLALVQDDPTVQIVNAAQKSYVEKFIQGDPNLDGIPVLSAAAPFKAGGRKNDPSGYTEVESGQLTFRNAADLYLYPNTLVALKVTGKEVKEWLECSSGQFNQIDINNAGPQSLVNWDDFRTYNFDVIDGVNYQIDLTQPAKYDGSCKVVNPDSQRIVNLTYQGEPVDMSQDFIIATNNYRAYGAKFAGTGSDFIAFDAPDENRSILAAYISEVSKEKGEVTPSADNNWSFAPIMGAQNLDIRFETSPSEKAAKFVEEKGQYPMTKVGMDEVGFAVYKIDLQK; encoded by the coding sequence ATGACCATTAAGCCACTATCTCTTGCTGTACTAACCAGCATGCTAGCAATGTCAGGCTCTGCAAATGCAGAAACAGTTAACCTACGTATTATAGAAACGACAGATATCCACGGTAACGCCTACTCATTCGATTACTACAAAGGTAAAGAGTCTAAAAAAATTGGCCTATCTCGCGCAGCGACATTGGTTAAAAAAGCTCGTAATGAAGTAACTAACAGCGTTCTTGTCGACAATGGCGACTTAATTCAAGGTAGTCCAATGGCTGACTACATGGCGTCTAAAGGCATAGTATCTGGCGAAGTTCATCCCGTTTATAAAGCAATGAATCAACTTGGTTATCAAGTCGGTAACTTAGGTAATCATGAATTCAACTACGGTTTAGATTTCCTTAAAGAATCCGTAAATGATGCCAACTTCCCTTACGTCAACGCGAATATTTATGACAAGGCAACAGGTGAAAACTACTTTACGCCTTATATTATTAAACAATATTCGTTTAAAGATTCTGACGGTTTTCCTCGTTCAATTCGTATCGGTTATATCGGTTTTGCTCCACCTCAAATTCTGACTTGGGATAAAAAGAATTTAGAAGGTAAAGTTATCGCGAAAGACATCAAAGAAACGGCAGAAAAATTCGTTCCTATGATGAAAGCTGAGGGTGCTGACGTTATCGTTGCAATCCCTCACTCAGGCATTTCAAAAGACCCATATAAAAAAGGCGCTGAAAACTCTGTCATCTACCTAAGTGAAGTAGCGGGTATTGATGCCATTGCATTTGGTCACTCTCACTCTGTCTTCCCTGGTAAAGGGTATGATGGTATTCAAGGTGTTGACAACGAAAATGGTATAATCAATGGCGTAGCTGCTGTTATGCCCGGCCGTTGGGGTAGCCACGTTGGTGTGATGGACCTAGAGCTAGACTTCGATAAGAAGAAAGGTGTGTGGGAGGTTACCAGCAGCAAATCAGAAGCGCGCGCTATTTATGATCGTAAAGCAAAAGCATCTTTGGCGGAAAACGATGAAGGTATTGTAAAAGCACTTGCTGCTGATCACGCCGCTACGTTAGAGTTTGTCAACCAACCGATTGGTAAAGCAAACGATGTAATGTATAGCTACCTAGCACTTGTTCAAGATGACCCGACTGTCCAAATTGTGAACGCTGCACAAAAATCGTATGTGGAAAAGTTCATCCAAGGCGACCCAAATCTAGACGGTATCCCGGTCCTTTCTGCCGCTGCACCATTTAAAGCTGGTGGCCGTAAAAATGACCCATCAGGCTACACAGAAGTAGAGTCAGGCCAGCTCACTTTCCGTAATGCTGCGGACCTTTACCTATATCCAAACACATTAGTTGCTCTAAAAGTTACAGGTAAAGAAGTAAAAGAATGGCTAGAGTGTTCATCAGGTCAATTCAACCAAATTGATATCAATAATGCTGGACCGCAGTCACTGGTAAACTGGGATGATTTCCGTACCTATAACTTTGATGTTATTGATGGAGTAAACTATCAAATCGACCTTACGCAACCAGCTAAATACGATGGCAGCTGTAAAGTTGTCAACCCCGATTCACAACGTATTGTCAATCTAACGTATCAGGGAGAGCCTGTTGATATGTCGCAAGATTTCATCATTGCGACGAACAACTACCGCGCCTACGGTGCTAAGTTTGCTGGAACAGGTTCAGATTTCATCGCATTTGATGCACCAGATGAAAACCGAAGCATCCTAGCCGCTTACATCAGTGAAGTAAGTAAAGAAAAAGGGGAAGTGACACCAAGTGCTGATAATAACTGGTCATTTGCTCCTATCATGGGTGCCCAGAATTTAGACATTCGCTTTGAAACTTCTCCTAGTGAAAAAGCGGCTAAATTTGTAGAAGAAAAAGGTCAATACCCAATGACAAAAGTGGGTATGGATGAAGTAGGCTTTGCTGTCTATAAAATAGATCTACAAAAGTAA